In Leguminivora glycinivorella isolate SPB_JAAS2020 chromosome 19, LegGlyc_1.1, whole genome shotgun sequence, a single genomic region encodes these proteins:
- the LOC125236370 gene encoding histone-lysine N-methyltransferase SETD1-like isoform X3 has product MRHRVTPLLTSASLLHRRLTILTTSKATGTGTARAPRPAARACGGATGATRTRTSTHTIALLLKGGGGGGLAPPFLSLGISSEEEDDHLPPVPDLDAPQPPSDDEGSGSEDRGSIVSFNQNKELEPEPLSTTPSPFLQRDFYLECLKSTIEKRAREAERKKFPAMDKIGSDISSSEDELLTGEEPRRSPAAPPNQDNLDDDQMSLSSLSSTEAKIEEQVPAEAYFYPAAPAQPQYYQPPMWPPTAYPPPGYAGDLALPYGAPFAGPPLLAQPYQPFVDQAPAQQELDNPYFPTINSVIERVTTELKAILKKDFNKKMIESTAFKNFEQWWDEQSRKTRQAPKKEDAAQPLQDISNKKEDTLDSIKSLMESRDIALELGGYTAGIGLGLRAAIPKMPSFRRKRKIPSPVVMDEDSSKRLSDQEEMVQNSDEEKELPASPRTRTQGSYLSRRRRQSSSSSRSSSSSSSRSSSSSASEAEPETKGPAPRLYSDSDDDSDLDEAEVNFKVVSNKERLRRVYSSSSDSEEEKQRRREKTPIPDVQADDERLGSPILSPEEEPRDTLLDRVYSDSEEEREYQEKRRRNTEYMEEIEREFLEEQRKNMETDQRPPDKPPDASKPESEDRTSPIKNHRKTPEKKPEIEDGEITSEEENLQARRKRERKERKGKKMQKRERERETDRVERVERERVERLSDSNTESAVSVNGVKEALSSPSSSPVSQASQASQASQVALDHSYCRPPPDLEHTNNHLQHDHGYTWMAEPEASSPPLEAAKPTKKETKRPYKRKHETKKLAEIQNKLDTREDLSHAVVSDVTFKPRDIMAEMQVMYEFLTRGIDREDVQYLKRAYEALLAEDAQGYWLNDTHWVDHPPTDVCYSPPKKKSKRHNNIYEDLQGHSSGSARTEGYYKMDARLKAKYKYHHGLAAPLPPDDKKASKMQTQSREARSNQRRLLTAFGNYSSKQASKMQTQSREARSNQRRLLTAFGNYSSKQASKMQTQSREARSNQRRLLTAFGNYSSKQASKMQTQSREARSNQRRLLTAFGNYSSKQASKMQTQSREARSNQRRLLTAFGNYSSKQASKMQTQSREARSNQRRLLTAFGNYSSKQASKMQTQSREARSNQRRLLTAFGNYSSKQASKMQTQSREARSNQRRLLTAFGNYSSKQASKMQTQSREARSNQRRLLTAFGNYSSKQASKMQTQSREARSNQRRLLTAFGNYSSKQASKMQTQSREARSNQRRLLTAFGNYSSKQASKMQTQSREARSNQRRLLTAFGNYSSKQASKMQTQSREARSNQRRLLTAFGNYSSKQASKMQTQSREARSNQRRLLTAFGNYSSKQASKMQTQSREARSNQRRLLTAFGNYSSKQASKMQTQSREARSNQRRLLTAFGNYSSKQASKMQTQSREARSNQRRLLTAFGNYSSKQASKMQTQSREARSNQRRLLTAFGNYSSKQASKMQTQSREARSNQRRLLTAFGNYSSKQASKMQTQSREARSNQRRLLTAFGNYSSKQASKMQTQSREARSNQRRLLTAFGNYSSKQASKMQTQSREARSNQRRLLTAFGTDTDSDLLKFNQLKFRKKQLKFAKSGIHDWGLFAQEPIAADEMVIEYVGQMIRPIVADVREAHYEATGIGSSYLFRIDLDTIIDATKCGNLARFINHSCNPNCYAKIITIESQKKIVIYSKQPIGVDEEITYDYKFPLEDEKIPCLCGAPQCRGFLN; this is encoded by the exons GTTCCGGCAGTGAAGACCGAGGGAGCATAGTTTCGTTTAACCAGAACAAGGAGCTCGAACCGGAACCTCTCTCCACGACACCTTCACCTTTCCTGCAAAGGGACTTCTACCTCGAATGCCTCAAGTCTACCATCGAAAAG AGAGCAAGAGAAGCAGAGCGTAAAAAGTTCCCAGCGATGGACAAGATCGGTTCGGACATCTCATCGTCAGAGGACGAGCTGCTGACTGGCGAGGAGCCGCGGCGCTCGCCCGCCGCGCCGCCGAACCAGGACAACTTGGACGACGACCAG ATGTCGCTGTCATCGCTATCATCGACGGAGGCGAAGATCGAGGAGCAAGTCCCCGCGGAGGCGTACTTCTACCCCGCGGCGCCCGCGCAGCCGCAGTACTACCAGCCGCCCATGTGGCCGCCCACAG CTTACCCTCCGCCCGGTTATGCGGGTGACCTGGCGTTGCCGTACGGTGCGCCGTTTGCAGGCCCGCCACTGTTAGCGCAGCCCTACCAGCCCTTTGTAGACCAAGCGCCCGCACAG CAAGAGCTGGACAACCCATACTTCCCCACAATAAACTCCGTGATCGAGCGAGTCACCACAGAACTGAAGGCGATCCTCAAGAAGGACTTCAACAAGAAGATGATCGAGAGCACCGCCTTCAAGAACTTCGAGCAGTGGTGGGACGAGCAGAGCAGGAAGACCAGGCAGGCGCCGAAGAAGGAGGATGCCGCGCAACCGTTACAA gaTATCTCAAACAAGAAGGAAGACACGCTAGACTCAATAAAGTCCTTGATGGAGTCACGTGACATCGCACTGGAACTGGGCGGGTACACGGCGGGCATCGGACTTGGATTACGCGCCGCTATTCCTAAGATGCCGAGCTTTCGGCGGAAAAGAAAGATACCCTCGCCTGTTGTTATGGATGAGGACTCCTCCAAGAGGTTGAGCGACCAG GAGGAGATGGTGCAGAACTCGGACGAAGAGAAAGAACTACCTGCAAGTCCAAGAACACGCACGCAAGGGTCGTACCTGTCGCGCAGACGGAGGCAATCTAGCAGTTCTTCCAG GTCCTCATCATCATCTTCGTCTCggtcgtcatcatcatcagcatCGGAGGCAGAGCCGGAGACGAAAGGACCGGCACCGCGCCTTTACTCTGATAGCGATGACGACTCCGATCTCGATGAAGCGGAGGTTAAC TTCAAGGTTGTGTCGAACAAGGAGCGGCTACGGAGGGTTTACTCTTCCTCGTCGGACAGCGAGGAAGAGAAGCAGAGGAGACGAG AAAAAACGCCCATACCCGACGTGCAAGCGGACGACGAGCGGCTCGGCTCTCCAATATTATCCCCCGAAGAGGAACCGCGCGACACGCTGCTCGACCGGGTCTACTCCGACTCCGAGGAAGAACGCGAGTACCAG GAGAAGCGACGTCGGAACACGGAGTACATGGAAGAGATCGAGCGCGAGTTCCTCGAGGAGCAGCGCAAGAACATGGAGACGGACCAGCGGCCGCCGGACAAACCGCCCGACGCCAG CAAACCCGAATCCGAAGACCGCACCAGCCCAATCAAGAACCACCGCAAAACGCCGGAAAAGAAACCAGAAATCGAAGACGGCGAGATCACCTCCGAGGAGGAAAACTTACAGGCGCGGCGGAAACGGGAGCGGAAGGAGAGAAAGGGAAAGAAGATGCAGAAGCGCGAGCGCGAGAGGGAGACGGATCGAGTCGAGCGGGTGGAGAGGGAGCGAGTGGAGAGGCTGTCCGACAGCAATACGGAGTCGGCGGTCAGCGTCAACGGGGTTAAAGAG GCCCTGTCGTCGCCCTCATCGTCGCCAGTGTCGCAAGCGTCGCAGGCGTCGCAAGCGTCGCAGGTGGCGCTCGACCACTCCTACTGCCGCCCGCCGCCCGACCTCGAGCACACCAACAACCATCTGCAACACGATCATG GGTACACGTGGATGGCGGAGCCGGAGGCGTCGTCGCCGCCGCTCGAGGCCGCCAAGCCGACGAAGAAGGAGACCAAGAGGCCCTACAAGAGAAAACACGAGACCAAGAAGCTGGCCGAAATACAAAACAA acTGGATACTCGGGAAGATTTGTCACATGCTGTGGTATCTGACGTGACGTTCAAGCCACGAGACATAATGGCGGAGATGCAGGTCATGTACGAGTTCCTCACGCGGGGCATCGACCGCGAGGACGTGCAGTACCTCAAGCGGGCCTACGAG gcaTTGCTGGCAGAAGACGCGCAAGGCTACTGGCTGAACGACACGCACTGGGTAGACCACCCGCCCACCGACGTGTGCTACAGCCCGCCCAAGAAGAAGTCCAAGAGACATAACAACATCTACGAAGATCTACAg GGCCACTCGTCGGGCTCGGCGCGCACGGAGGGCTACTACAAGATGGACGCGCGGCTCAAGGCCAAATACAAGTACCACCACGGGCTCGCCGCGCCGCTGCCGCCCGACGACAAGAAGGCCAGCAAGATGCAGACGCAGAGCCGCGAGGCGCGCTCCAACCAGCGCCGTCTGCTCACCGCCTTCGGTAACTACTCTAGCAAGCAGGCCAGCAAGATGCAGACGCAGAGCCGCGAGGCGCGCTCCAACCAGCGCCGTCTGCTCACCGCCTTCGGTAACTACTCTAGCAAGCAGGCCAGCAAGATGCAGACGCAGAGCCGCGAGGCGCGCTCCAACCAGCGCCGTCTGCTCACCGCCTTCGGTAACTACTCTAGCAAGCAGGCCAGCAAGATGCAGACGCAGAGCCGCGAGGCGCGCTCCAACCAGCGCCGTCTGCTCACCGCCTTCGGTAACTACTCTAGCAAGCAGGCCAGCAAGATGCAGACGCAGAGCCGCGAGGCGCGCTCCAACCAGCGCCGTCTGCTCACCGCCTTCGGTAACTACTCTAGCAAGCAGGCCAGCAAGATGCAGACGCAGAGCCGCGAGGCGCGCTCCAACCAGCGCCGTCTGCTCACCGCCTTCGGTAACTACTCTAGCAAGCAGGCCAGCAAGATGCAGACGCAGAGCCGCGAGGCGCGCTCCAACCAGCGCCGTCTGCTCACCGCCTTCGGTAACTACTCTAGCAAGCAGGCCAGCAAGATGCAGACGCAGAGCCGCGAGGCGCGCTCCAACCAGCGCCGTCTGCTCACCGCCTTCGGTAACTACTCTAGCAAGCAGGCCAGCAAGATGCAGACGCAGAGCCGCGAGGCGCGCTCCAACCAGCGCCGCCTGCTCACCGCCTTCGGTAACTACTCTAGCAAGCAGGCCAGCAAGATGCAGACGCAGAGCCGCGAGGCGCGCTCCAACCAGCGCCGTCTGCTCACCGCCTTCGGTAACTACTCTAGCAAGCAGGCCAGCAAGATGCAGACGCAGAGCCGCGAGGCGCGCTCCAACCAGCGCCGTCTGCTCACCGCCTTCGGTAACTACTCTAGCAAGCAGGCCAGCAAGATGCAGACGCAGAGCCGCGAGGCGCGCTCCAACCAGCGCCGTCTGCTCACCGCCTTCGGTAACTACTCTAGCAAGCAGGCCAGCAAGATGCAGACGCAGAGCCGCGAGGCGCGCTCCAACCAGCGCCGTCTGCTCACCGCCTTCGGTAACTACTCTAGCAAGCAGGCCAGCAAGATGCAGACGCAGAGCCGCGAGGCGCGCTCCAACCAGCGCCGTCTGCTCACCGCCTTCGGTAACTACTCTAGCAAGCAGGCCAGCAAGATGCAGACGCAGAGCCGCGAGGCGCGCTCCAACCAGCGCCGTCTGCTCACCGCCTTCGGTAACTACTCTAGCAAGCAGGCCAGCAAGATGCAGACGCAGAGCCGCGAGGCGCGCTCCAACCAGCGCCGCCTGCTCACCGCCTTCGGTAACTACTCTAGCAAGCAGGCCAGCAAGATGCAGACGCAGAGCCGCGAGGCGCGCTCCAACCAGCGCCGTCTGCTCACCGCCTTCGGTAACTACTCTAGCAAGCAGGCCAGCAAGATGCAGACGCAGAGCCGCGAGGCGCGCTCCAACCAGCGCCGTCTGCTCACCGCCTTCGGTAACTACTCTAGCAAGCAGGCCAGCAAGATGCAGACGCAGAGCCGCGAGGCGCGCTCCAACCAGCGCCGTCTGCTCACCGCCTTCGGTAACTACTCTAGCAAGCAGGCCAGCAAGATGCAGACGCAGAGCCGCGAGGCGCGCTCCAACCAGCGCCGTCTGCTCACCGCCTTCGGTAACTACTCTAGCAAGCAGGCCAGCAAGATGCAGACGCAGAGCCGCGAGGCGCGCTCCAACCAGCGCCGTCTGCTCACCGCCTTCGGTAACTACTCTAGCAAGCAGGCCAGCAAGATGCAGACGCAGAGCCGCGAGGCGCGCTCCAACCAGCGCCGTCTGCTCACCGCCTTCG GTACGGATACGGATTCGGATCTATTGAAGTTCAACCAGCTCAAGTTCAGAAAGAAGCAGCTCAAATTCGCCAAGTCCGGCATCCACGACTGGGGATTGTTCGCGCAG GAGCCCATAGCGGCGGACGAGATGGTGATCGAGTACGTGGGGCAGATGATCCGGCCCATCGTGGCCGACGTGCGCGAGGCGCACTACGAGGCCACCGGCATCGGCTCCTCCTACCTCTTCCGTATCGACCTGGACACCATCATCGACGCCACGAAATGTGGCAACCTGGCGCGGTTCATCAACCACAGCTGCAAC cCCAATTGCTACGCGAAGATTATTACGATAGAGTCTCAAAAGAAGATCGTCATCTACTCAAAGCAGCCGATCGGAGTGGACGAGGAAATCACGTACGACTACAAGTTCCCGCTCGAAGACGAGAAGATCCCTTGTCTCTGCGGCGCGCCGCAGTGTCGCGGCTTCCTCAACTAA
- the LOC125236370 gene encoding histone-lysine N-methyltransferase SETD1-like isoform X4, producing MWWGDWRHAHAHQHPHEAEAPAPEPRPPAEAGAEPEKPPPPKDEPKNVDLDTRIALLLKGGGGGGLAPPFLSLGISSEEEDDHLPPVPDLDAPQPPSDDEGSGSEDRGSIVSFNQNKELEPEPLSTTPSPFLQRDFYLECLKSTIEKRAREAERKKFPAMDKIGSDISSSEDELLTGEEPRRSPAAPPNQDNLDDDQMSLSSLSSTEAKIEEQVPAEAYFYPAAPAQPQYYQPPMWPPTAYPPPGYAGDLALPYGAPFAGPPLLAQPYQPFVDQAPAQQELDNPYFPTINSVIERVTTELKAILKKDFNKKMIESTAFKNFEQWWDEQSRKTRQAPKKEDAAQPLQDISNKKEDTLDSIKSLMESRDIALELGGYTAGIGLGLRAAIPKMPSFRRKRKIPSPVVMDEDSSKRLSDQEEMVQNSDEEKELPASPRTRTQGSYLSRRRRQSSSSSRSSSSSSSRSSSSSASEAEPETKGPAPRLYSDSDDDSDLDEAEVNFKVVSNKERLRRVYSSSSDSEEEKQRRREKTPIPDVQADDERLGSPILSPEEEPRDTLLDRVYSDSEEEREYQEKRRRNTEYMEEIEREFLEEQRKNMETDQRPPDKPPDASKPESEDRTSPIKNHRKTPEKKPEIEDGEITSEEENLQARRKRERKERKGKKMQKRERERETDRVERVERERVERLSDSNTESAVSVNGVKEALSSPSSSPVSQASQASQASQVALDHSYCRPPPDLEHTNNHLQHDHGYTWMAEPEASSPPLEAAKPTKKETKRPYKRKHETKKLAEIQNKLDTREDLSHAVVSDVTFKPRDIMAEMQVMYEFLTRGIDREDVQYLKRAYEALLAEDAQGYWLNDTHWVDHPPTDVCYSPPKKKSKRHNNIYEDLQGHSSGSARTEGYYKMDARLKAKYKYHHGLAAPLPPDDKKASKMQTQSREARSNQRRLLTAFGNYSSKQASKMQTQSREARSNQRRLLTAFGNYSSKQASKMQTQSREARSNQRRLLTAFGNYSSKQASKMQTQSREARSNQRRLLTAFGNYSSKQASKMQTQSREARSNQRRLLTAFGNYSSKQASKMQTQSREARSNQRRLLTAFGNYSSKQASKMQTQSREARSNQRRLLTAFGNYSSKQASKMQTQSREARSNQRRLLTAFGNYSSKQASKMQTQSREARSNQRRLLTAFGNYSSKQASKMQTQSREARSNQRRLLTAFGNYSSKQASKMQTQSREARSNQRRLLTAFGNYSSKQASKMQTQSREARSNQRRLLTAFGNYSSKQASKMQTQSREARSNQRRLLTAFGNYSSKQASKMQTQSREARSNQRRLLTAFGNYSSKQASKMQTQSREARSNQRRLLTAFGNYSSKQASKMQTQSREARSNQRRLLTAFGNYSSKQASKMQTQSREARSNQRRLLTAFGNYSSKQASKMQTQSREARSNQRRLLTAFGNYSSKQASKMQTQSREARSNQRRLLTAFGNYSSKQASKMQTQSREARSNQRRLLTAFGNYSSKQASKMQTQSREARSNQRRLLTAFGNYSSKQASKMQTQSREARSNQRRLLTAFGTDTDSDLLKFNQLKFRKKQLKFAKSGIHDWGLFAQEPIAADEMVIEYVGQMIRPIVADVREAHYEATGIGSSYLFRIDLDTIIDATKCGNLARFINHSCNPNCYAKIITIESQKKIVIYSKQPIGVDEEITYDYKFPLEDEKIPCLCGAPQCRGFLN from the exons GTTCCGGCAGTGAAGACCGAGGGAGCATAGTTTCGTTTAACCAGAACAAGGAGCTCGAACCGGAACCTCTCTCCACGACACCTTCACCTTTCCTGCAAAGGGACTTCTACCTCGAATGCCTCAAGTCTACCATCGAAAAG AGAGCAAGAGAAGCAGAGCGTAAAAAGTTCCCAGCGATGGACAAGATCGGTTCGGACATCTCATCGTCAGAGGACGAGCTGCTGACTGGCGAGGAGCCGCGGCGCTCGCCCGCCGCGCCGCCGAACCAGGACAACTTGGACGACGACCAG ATGTCGCTGTCATCGCTATCATCGACGGAGGCGAAGATCGAGGAGCAAGTCCCCGCGGAGGCGTACTTCTACCCCGCGGCGCCCGCGCAGCCGCAGTACTACCAGCCGCCCATGTGGCCGCCCACAG CTTACCCTCCGCCCGGTTATGCGGGTGACCTGGCGTTGCCGTACGGTGCGCCGTTTGCAGGCCCGCCACTGTTAGCGCAGCCCTACCAGCCCTTTGTAGACCAAGCGCCCGCACAG CAAGAGCTGGACAACCCATACTTCCCCACAATAAACTCCGTGATCGAGCGAGTCACCACAGAACTGAAGGCGATCCTCAAGAAGGACTTCAACAAGAAGATGATCGAGAGCACCGCCTTCAAGAACTTCGAGCAGTGGTGGGACGAGCAGAGCAGGAAGACCAGGCAGGCGCCGAAGAAGGAGGATGCCGCGCAACCGTTACAA gaTATCTCAAACAAGAAGGAAGACACGCTAGACTCAATAAAGTCCTTGATGGAGTCACGTGACATCGCACTGGAACTGGGCGGGTACACGGCGGGCATCGGACTTGGATTACGCGCCGCTATTCCTAAGATGCCGAGCTTTCGGCGGAAAAGAAAGATACCCTCGCCTGTTGTTATGGATGAGGACTCCTCCAAGAGGTTGAGCGACCAG GAGGAGATGGTGCAGAACTCGGACGAAGAGAAAGAACTACCTGCAAGTCCAAGAACACGCACGCAAGGGTCGTACCTGTCGCGCAGACGGAGGCAATCTAGCAGTTCTTCCAG GTCCTCATCATCATCTTCGTCTCggtcgtcatcatcatcagcatCGGAGGCAGAGCCGGAGACGAAAGGACCGGCACCGCGCCTTTACTCTGATAGCGATGACGACTCCGATCTCGATGAAGCGGAGGTTAAC TTCAAGGTTGTGTCGAACAAGGAGCGGCTACGGAGGGTTTACTCTTCCTCGTCGGACAGCGAGGAAGAGAAGCAGAGGAGACGAG AAAAAACGCCCATACCCGACGTGCAAGCGGACGACGAGCGGCTCGGCTCTCCAATATTATCCCCCGAAGAGGAACCGCGCGACACGCTGCTCGACCGGGTCTACTCCGACTCCGAGGAAGAACGCGAGTACCAG GAGAAGCGACGTCGGAACACGGAGTACATGGAAGAGATCGAGCGCGAGTTCCTCGAGGAGCAGCGCAAGAACATGGAGACGGACCAGCGGCCGCCGGACAAACCGCCCGACGCCAG CAAACCCGAATCCGAAGACCGCACCAGCCCAATCAAGAACCACCGCAAAACGCCGGAAAAGAAACCAGAAATCGAAGACGGCGAGATCACCTCCGAGGAGGAAAACTTACAGGCGCGGCGGAAACGGGAGCGGAAGGAGAGAAAGGGAAAGAAGATGCAGAAGCGCGAGCGCGAGAGGGAGACGGATCGAGTCGAGCGGGTGGAGAGGGAGCGAGTGGAGAGGCTGTCCGACAGCAATACGGAGTCGGCGGTCAGCGTCAACGGGGTTAAAGAG GCCCTGTCGTCGCCCTCATCGTCGCCAGTGTCGCAAGCGTCGCAGGCGTCGCAAGCGTCGCAGGTGGCGCTCGACCACTCCTACTGCCGCCCGCCGCCCGACCTCGAGCACACCAACAACCATCTGCAACACGATCATG GGTACACGTGGATGGCGGAGCCGGAGGCGTCGTCGCCGCCGCTCGAGGCCGCCAAGCCGACGAAGAAGGAGACCAAGAGGCCCTACAAGAGAAAACACGAGACCAAGAAGCTGGCCGAAATACAAAACAA acTGGATACTCGGGAAGATTTGTCACATGCTGTGGTATCTGACGTGACGTTCAAGCCACGAGACATAATGGCGGAGATGCAGGTCATGTACGAGTTCCTCACGCGGGGCATCGACCGCGAGGACGTGCAGTACCTCAAGCGGGCCTACGAG gcaTTGCTGGCAGAAGACGCGCAAGGCTACTGGCTGAACGACACGCACTGGGTAGACCACCCGCCCACCGACGTGTGCTACAGCCCGCCCAAGAAGAAGTCCAAGAGACATAACAACATCTACGAAGATCTACAg GGCCACTCGTCGGGCTCGGCGCGCACGGAGGGCTACTACAAGATGGACGCGCGGCTCAAGGCCAAATACAAGTACCACCACGGGCTCGCCGCGCCGCTGCCGCCCGACGACAAGAAGGCCAGCAAGATGCAGACGCAGAGCCGCGAGGCGCGCTCCAACCAGCGCCGTCTGCTCACCGCCTTCGGTAACTACTCTAGCAAGCAGGCCAGCAAGATGCAGACGCAGAGCCGCGAGGCGCGCTCCAACCAGCGCCGTCTGCTCACCGCCTTCGGTAACTACTCTAGCAAGCAGGCCAGCAAGATGCAGACGCAGAGCCGCGAGGCGCGCTCCAACCAGCGCCGTCTGCTCACCGCCTTCGGTAACTACTCTAGCAAGCAGGCCAGCAAGATGCAGACGCAGAGCCGCGAGGCGCGCTCCAACCAGCGCCGTCTGCTCACCGCCTTCGGTAACTACTCTAGCAAGCAGGCCAGCAAGATGCAGACGCAGAGCCGCGAGGCGCGCTCCAACCAGCGCCGTCTGCTCACCGCCTTCGGTAACTACTCTAGCAAGCAGGCCAGCAAGATGCAGACGCAGAGCCGCGAGGCGCGCTCCAACCAGCGCCGTCTGCTCACCGCCTTCGGTAACTACTCTAGCAAGCAGGCCAGCAAGATGCAGACGCAGAGCCGCGAGGCGCGCTCCAACCAGCGCCGTCTGCTCACCGCCTTCGGTAACTACTCTAGCAAGCAGGCCAGCAAGATGCAGACGCAGAGCCGCGAGGCGCGCTCCAACCAGCGCCGTCTGCTCACCGCCTTCGGTAACTACTCTAGCAAGCAGGCCAGCAAGATGCAGACGCAGAGCCGCGAGGCGCGCTCCAACCAGCGCCGCCTGCTCACCGCCTTCGGTAACTACTCTAGCAAGCAGGCCAGCAAGATGCAGACGCAGAGCCGCGAGGCGCGCTCCAACCAGCGCCGTCTGCTCACCGCCTTCGGTAACTACTCTAGCAAGCAGGCCAGCAAGATGCAGACGCAGAGCCGCGAGGCGCGCTCCAACCAGCGCCGTCTGCTCACCGCCTTCGGTAACTACTCTAGCAAGCAGGCCAGCAAGATGCAGACGCAGAGCCGCGAGGCGCGCTCCAACCAGCGCCGTCTGCTCACCGCCTTCGGTAACTACTCTAGCAAGCAGGCCAGCAAGATGCAGACGCAGAGCCGCGAGGCGCGCTCCAACCAGCGCCGTCTGCTCACCGCCTTCGGTAACTACTCTAGCAAGCAGGCCAGCAAGATGCAGACGCAGAGCCGCGAGGCGCGCTCCAACCAGCGCCGTCTGCTCACCGCCTTCGGTAACTACTCTAGCAAGCAGGCCAGCAAGATGCAGACGCAGAGCCGCGAGGCGCGCTCCAACCAGCGCCGTCTGCTCACCGCCTTCGGTAACTACTCTAGCAAGCAGGCCAGCAAGATGCAGACGCAGAGCCGCGAGGCGCGCTCCAACCAGCGCCGCCTGCTCACCGCCTTCGGTAACTACTCTAGCAAGCAGGCCAGCAAGATGCAGACGCAGAGCCGCGAGGCGCGCTCCAACCAGCGCCGTCTGCTCACCGCCTTCGGTAACTACTCTAGCAAGCAGGCCAGCAAGATGCAGACGCAGAGCCGCGAGGCGCGCTCCAACCAGCGCCGTCTGCTCACCGCCTTCGGTAACTACTCTAGCAAGCAGGCCAGCAAGATGCAGACGCAGAGCCGCGAGGCGCGCTCCAACCAGCGCCGTCTGCTCACCGCCTTCGGTAACTACTCTAGCAAGCAGGCCAGCAAGATGCAGACGCAGAGCCGCGAGGCGCGCTCCAACCAGCGCCGTCTGCTCACCGCCTTCGGTAACTACTCTAGCAAGCAGGCCAGCAAGATGCAGACGCAGAGCCGCGAGGCGCGCTCCAACCAGCGCCGTCTGCTCACCGCCTTCGGTAACTACTCTAGCAAGCAGGCCAGCAAGATGCAGACGCAGAGCCGCGAGGCGCGCTCCAACCAGCGCCGTCTGCTCACCGCCTTCG GTACGGATACGGATTCGGATCTATTGAAGTTCAACCAGCTCAAGTTCAGAAAGAAGCAGCTCAAATTCGCCAAGTCCGGCATCCACGACTGGGGATTGTTCGCGCAG GAGCCCATAGCGGCGGACGAGATGGTGATCGAGTACGTGGGGCAGATGATCCGGCCCATCGTGGCCGACGTGCGCGAGGCGCACTACGAGGCCACCGGCATCGGCTCCTCCTACCTCTTCCGTATCGACCTGGACACCATCATCGACGCCACGAAATGTGGCAACCTGGCGCGGTTCATCAACCACAGCTGCAAC cCCAATTGCTACGCGAAGATTATTACGATAGAGTCTCAAAAGAAGATCGTCATCTACTCAAAGCAGCCGATCGGAGTGGACGAGGAAATCACGTACGACTACAAGTTCCCGCTCGAAGACGAGAAGATCCCTTGTCTCTGCGGCGCGCCGCAGTGTCGCGGCTTCCTCAACTAA